The sequence TCAGAGAAGCAATCGATCATGTGCAGGCAGTATAAATACACAACGTACGCATGGTGGCAGTCTATCTCATCGTTACAGATATATCTTCCTTGATTAGTTTTGTAAGCTCTTCATCAGCGATGGAGTACTCGACGAAGCTAGTGGTGCTGCTCGTAGCTCTCATGTCGGCCATGGCGGTCACGGCCCAAAACTCGGAGCAGGACTTCGTGGACGCCCACAACGCGGCGCGCGCCGACGTGGGCCTTGGGGAGGTGACATGGGATGCTACGGTGGCAGCCTTCGCGCAGGACTACGCGGATCAGCGCCGCGGCGACTGCCAGCTGATCCATACTCCTGATGGCCGGCCGTACGGGGAGAACCTCTACGGAGGCGGCGGGACCGAGTGGACGGCGACGGACGCCGTGAATTCATGGGTGTCGGAGAAGCAGTACTACGACCACGACAGCAACACCTGCTCGGCGCCCGAGGGTGAGTCGTGCGGGCACTACACGCAGGTGGTGTGGCGCGACTCGACGGCCATCGGCTGCGCCCGCGTCGTCTGCGACAGCGGCGACGGTGTGTTCATCATCTGCAGCTACAACCCGCCAGGCAACTTCCCCGGGGTGAGCCCGTACTAGGCTAtatgcatcatgcatgcatgcgaGCGTGCATGTACGTACGGCGTATTGCATAAATAAAATGATTAAGCTCTGATAACCACAGTGTGATCAGATGTGATATATAATTAACCAGCCGGCCGGATTTGAGGCCATATATTGTTTAGACCGGCTGTATATATGTACCGTTATGATTCAGGTAATAAGTTGTGTTATTGTATAAGCAGTGTTTATGGATGAATATATGGTTCTACTATTATACTGTGCATGGTATATGTGCCTTCCTGTGAAAAAAACCCAGCACACTTAGAAACCACTAATCAAAGTGTCTTTCTTCCGTTTTGTCATCTCGCACTTGTTCTCTATGTTGTGCATTTTTTTTCCGGATCCCAACTCGTAAAACGGAGTAGATCTCGAGAGGGCACACTAGGTCTTGTTCCTGAGACTCGCGCTCCCTCCTCCACGCCATAGGCCACTCCCGCCGTGACAGTCACCCAATCTGCCATTATGGCTCACCCATCCACTCCCAGGTTTCACTCTGGATCCAGCTCCGGTCGTGGTCCCGTGCAAGCTCGCTCTCGACTAGCGGTCCATCGTAGGTTCCGGACTCG comes from Triticum aestivum cultivar Chinese Spring chromosome 5B, IWGSC CS RefSeq v2.1, whole genome shotgun sequence and encodes:
- the LOC123117211 gene encoding pathogenesis-related protein PRB1-3-like, translating into MEYSTKLVVLLVALMSAMAVTAQNSEQDFVDAHNAARADVGLGEVTWDATVAAFAQDYADQRRGDCQLIHTPDGRPYGENLYGGGGTEWTATDAVNSWVSEKQYYDHDSNTCSAPEGESCGHYTQVVWRDSTAIGCARVVCDSGDGVFIICSYNPPGNFPGVSPY